The following coding sequences lie in one Oncorhynchus gorbuscha isolate QuinsamMale2020 ecotype Even-year linkage group LG10, OgorEven_v1.0, whole genome shotgun sequence genomic window:
- the LOC124046242 gene encoding leucine-rich repeat and fibronectin type-III domain-containing protein 2, producing the protein MDKVLSSLLLLGTAVMMAHACPKYCVCQNLSESLGTLCPSKGLLFVPLDIDRRTVELRLGGNFILRVTPQDFANMTGLVDLTLSRNTISAILPFSFLDLETLRSLHLDSNRLTELGPDDLRGLVNLQHLIVNNNQLNRISKVAFDDLMLTLEDLDLSYNNLRGVPWESICKMVNLHQLSLDHNLISHIAEGTFTDLDKLARLDLTSNRLQKLPPDPIFTRSQTNLILTTPYAPQLSLSFGGNPLHCNCEVLWLRRLDREDDMETCASPPSLKGRYFWSVREEEFVCEPPLITQHTHKLLVLEGQTASLRCKAIGDPMPIIHWVAPDDRLISNSSRATVYDNGTLDITITTSKDYGTFTCIAANAAGESTASIELSIIQLPHLSNGTNHTAQPKSRLSDITSSTKTSKGESKPLPEKVVSVSEVSASSALVKWTVSKTAPKVKMYQLQYNCSVDEVLIYRMIPVASKTFLVTNLVQNMQYDLCVLAIWDDTATTLTATNVVGCVQFITRDNYPQCQSLQSQFLGGTMILVIGGIIVVTLLIFIIILMVRYKVCSSPHSSKLPVVSNTYSQTNSGSTQVKPQITTTVVVMQDEMVEFKCGSLQSSLSSSSSDSLDSRKTRGRLGNEDQYSLRDIEFSTLPSTSNWRRHRGPSSSKARPNLDNLLGAFASLELRSSATTRDQGASCSSTTTSSALVAVTMAPPSDKEPLLGRAESTTMLGRFLGLPQEGKPKRSHSFDYGHVDSSSGAQSLSNYPRHISNIWTKRSLSVNGMLLQYDDSEDGEAEEVPFESSEWVMESTV; encoded by the exons ATGGACAAAGTGCTCAGCAGCCTCCTGCTTCTGGGAACCGCAGTGATGATGGCCCATGCATGCCCCAAGTACTGTGTCTGCCAGAACCTGTCTGAGTCCCTGGGTACCCTCTGCCCATCCAAAGGCTTGCTCTTCGTACCTCTGGACATAGACCGGCGGACCGTAGAGCTCCGCCTGGGCGGCAACTTCATCCTCAGGGTCACACCGCAGGACTTTGCCAACATGACGGGCCTGGTGGACCTCACCTTGTCCCGCAACACCATCAGTGCCATCCTGCCTTTCTCCTTCCTCGACCTGGAGACCCTGCGCTCCCTGCACCTGGACAGCAACCGCCTGACCGAGCTGGGACCGGACGACCTGCGTGGCCTTGTCAACCTACAGCACCTCATCGTCAACAACAACCAGCTCAACCGCATCTCCAAGGTGGCTTTTGATGATCTGATGCTGACACTGGAAGACCTGGACCTGTCCTACAACAACTTGCGGGGTGTACCTTGGGAGTCCATCTGCAAGATGGTCAACCTCCACCAGTTGAGTCTTGATCATAACCTCATCTCGCACATCGCCGAGGGGACATTTACGGACCTGGACAAACTGGCGCGCCTGGACCTCACGTCCAACCGTCTCCAGAAGCTCCCGCCAGACCCCATCTTCACCCGTTCTCAGACTAACTTAATACTGACCACTCCATACGCCCCTCAGCTTTCCCTAAGCTTTGGGGGAAACCCCCTGCATTGCAACTGTGAAGTGCTTTGGCTCCGGAGGCTGGACCGAGAGGACGATATGGAGACCTGCGCTTCCCCTCCCAGTCTAAAGGGACGCTACTTTTGGTCCGTGCGGGAAGAAGAGTTTGTCTGTGAACCGCCCCTGATCACCCAACACACGCACAAGTTGTTAGTCCTGGAGGGCCAAACAGCTAGCCTACGCTGCAAAGCTATCGGCGACCCAATGCCGATCATACACTGGGTCGCCCCAGACGACCGTTTGATTAGCAATTCGTCCCGAGCGACCGTGTACGATAACGGCACCCTGGATATTACCATCACCACGTCCAAGGATTACGGCACCTTCACTTGCATCGCAGCCAACGCAGCAGGGGAATCGACTGCCTCTATAGAACTATCCATCATTCAACTGCCACACCTCAGCAATGGTACCAACCACACCGCACAGCCCAAGTCCCGGCTCTCGGACATCACCAGCTCTACCAAGACCAGTAAGGGGGAGTCCAAGCCTCTCCCGGAAAAGGTGGTGTCTGTATCGGAGGTGTCTGCATCCTCTGCTCTGGTCAAGTGGACTGTTAGCAAAACAGCACCCAAGGTCAAGATGTACCAGCTCCAGTACAACTGCTCCGTAGATGAAGTCCTGATTTACAG GATGATTCCCGTGGCCAGCAAAACTTTTTTAGTCACCAACCTGGTCCAAAACATGCAGTACGACCTATGTGTCCTGGCTATCTGGGACGACACCGCCACCACCCTAACTGCCACCAACGTAGTGGGCTGCGTGCAGTTCATCACCCGTGACAACTACCCGCAGTGCCAGTCCCTCCAAAGCCAGTTCCTGGGCGGCACTATGATCCTGGTGATAGGTGGCATCATCGTGGTCACGctcctcatcttcatcatcatcctcatggTTCGGTACAAAGTGTGCAGCAGCCCCCATTCCAGTAAGCTGCCAGTGGTTAGCAACACGTACTCCCAGACCAACAGTGGGAGTACGCAGGTCAAACCTCAGATCACAACCACAGTGGTGGTAATGCAGGATGAGATGGTGGAATTCAAATGTGGTTCGCTCCAGAGCAGCCTCTCCTCGTCTTCATCTGACTCGTTGGACAGTCGCAAAACTAGAGGCAGATTAGGAAACGAGGACCAGTACAGTCTTCGAGACATCGAGTTCAGCACACTCCCCAGCACCAGTAATTGGAGGAGGCACAGGGGACCATCATCATCCAAGGCTAGGCCCAACTTGGACAACCTTTTAGGGGCTTTTGCCTCACTGGAGCTCCGGAGCTCGGCTACGACTAGGGACCAAGGGGCATCTtgttcctccaccaccacctccagtgCATTGGTGGCTGTGACCATGGCCCCTCCATCTGACAAGGAACCCTTGCTGGGCCGAGCCGAGTCCACCACCATGCTGGGGCGTTTTCTAGGCCTGCCCCAGGAAGGGAAGCCCAAGAGGAGCCACTCATTCGACTACGGCCACGTGGATAGCAGCAGTGGCGCACAGAGCCTCAGCAACTACCCTCGTCACATCAGCAACATCTGGACTAAGAGGAGCCTGTCGGTAAACGGGATGCTACTGCAGTACGACGACAGCGAAGACGGTGAGGCCGAAGAGGTGCCATTCGAGAGCTCAGAGTGGGTGATGGAGAGCACTGTTTGA